One genomic segment of Myxococcales bacterium includes these proteins:
- a CDS encoding ribonuclease Z, with product MEVLVLGLGGMMPMPGRWLTSAVLLHNGDATLFDCGEGTQVPLKKSGFGIGRFVRLALSHIHADHLTGIPGMLMLMAQAEPAHDVEILGLPDVTRYVQGTRRLLRFYLNYELRYRDLEPTGGEIPGEGFVLRYLPLAHTTPTLGFSYTENVRPGRFDIDKARALGVPEGPLWGQLQRGNGIVLDGREICPEDVLGPPRRGRKFAYVTDTAPCDGAVELLRDADLALIEGMFTEEHAAEAEAKQHLTARQAAEIVDRSGCQRALLVHVSPRYRNEDLPRLEAEAREVCGRVELARTLERYEIPLPD from the coding sequence GTGGAGGTTCTGGTTCTCGGTTTGGGGGGCATGATGCCGATGCCGGGGCGCTGGCTGACCAGCGCGGTGCTCCTGCACAACGGTGACGCCACCCTGTTCGATTGCGGCGAGGGCACGCAGGTGCCGCTGAAAAAAAGCGGCTTCGGCATCGGCCGGTTCGTGCGCCTGGCCTTGTCGCACATCCATGCCGACCACCTGACCGGCATTCCGGGAATGCTGATGCTGATGGCGCAGGCGGAACCGGCCCACGATGTGGAAATTCTCGGCCTGCCCGACGTGACGCGCTACGTTCAAGGGACGCGCCGGCTGCTGCGCTTTTATCTCAATTACGAATTGCGCTACCGCGACCTCGAACCGACGGGCGGGGAAATCCCCGGCGAGGGCTTCGTGCTGCGCTATCTGCCGCTGGCCCACACCACGCCGACGCTCGGTTTTTCCTACACCGAAAACGTGCGGCCGGGCCGGTTCGACATCGACAAGGCGCGCGCCCTCGGCGTTCCCGAGGGGCCGCTGTGGGGGCAATTGCAGCGGGGCAACGGCATCGTGCTGGACGGGCGCGAAATCTGTCCCGAGGACGTGTTGGGCCCGCCGCGCCGGGGCCGTAAATTCGCATACGTCACTGACACCGCGCCGTGCGATGGCGCGGTCGAACTGCTGCGCGACGCCGACCTGGCGCTGATCGAGGGCATGTTCACCGAGGAACACGCGGCCGAGGCGGAGGCCAAGCAGCATCTGACGGCCCGGCAGGCGGCGGAGATCGTCGACCGAAGCGGCTGCCAAAGGGCGCTGCTGGTCCACGTCAGCCCGCGCTACCGCAACGAGGATCTGCCGCGGCTCGAGGCGGAGGCGCGCGAGGTATGCGGCCGGGTCGAACTGGCCCGGACGCTCGAACGGTACGAAATCCCGCTGCCGGACTGA
- a CDS encoding DNA polymerase III subunit alpha: protein MSLAFCPLWARSSFSLLTGVAPPEALLAAAKAAGYRRLGILDVNGFYGLIWTLQEARELGIELVIGAELRHGGRRAAAIALSVAGYQALCRAITALHRDPAFDLVSTLRALPPDVALLLDEAALLEALRDRPETYAAIGPAGFSFYQRAKKLGVPAVAAWPQLYLHPEQPRVMRLLRAIANNTTLARVPENEVPGLEALLPSSREAAEKLAFCPEALEAAERLAARACHDPGLGATIFPGRARRPGEAAELLRARCLARVPWRYGRLTDEIRRRLDYEMAIIEPKGFAEVFLLAEQIARRATLTCGRGSAAASIVSYLLGITHVDPLRHDLFFDRFLNPGREDPPDIDIDFAWDERDEVIHWVLEHFGVGRVAMVASQIGFRSAAAVREIAKVYGLPDEEIGRVTGRMSGYWLPRDAARVVREHPLFKDLRLEDPWPEILGLAALLEGHPRYLSVHPGGVVIVPGGVDSVVPVQDAPKGVPIIQWEKDQAEDAGLVKMDILGNRSLAVIRDALASIARRENVHLSYASFNPLDDPATKDLLARGDSVGVFYVESPAMRQLQIKCGTGEYERLVVHSSIIRPAANEYIDEYVRRLRGGRWEPLHPALEAQLAETFGIMVYQEDVAKAGMTIAGFDAAKADGLRKVMSKKRSGKKFEDYRRDFFAGALARGEDPAVVEKIWRMIESFAGYSFCKPHSASYALVSFKSAHLKAHYPAAFIAAVISNQGGYYGTFAYVSEARRLGLRVLGPDINESEREWIGQGDWVRAGLMQLRELPAKALERILAERRRGGPFADFAAFVTRCPLDPAAVRILIRGGCFDGLHTLEKRPRLMWELARYAHGREAPARRQANLSLFAEKPAGPLPTPPPYDEVDVLRQEVETLGFLASRHPLDLYRTELSHLKHVPAAELSRHVGRTVTVVGWLVTGKTVATKKGEPMEFVSFEDTTALYETTFFPKAYAKFCHLLTRTRPYLLTGRVEESFGAVSLNVQWVRLLGDAPPAERVLATRGRASLPVGEGG from the coding sequence ATGTCCCTCGCTTTCTGCCCGCTGTGGGCGCGATCCAGCTTTTCGCTGCTGACCGGCGTAGCGCCGCCCGAGGCGCTGCTGGCCGCCGCCAAGGCCGCCGGTTACCGCCGGCTCGGCATCCTGGACGTCAACGGCTTTTACGGCCTGATCTGGACGCTGCAGGAGGCGCGGGAACTGGGCATCGAGCTGGTGATCGGCGCGGAACTGCGCCACGGCGGCCGGCGCGCCGCGGCGATCGCGCTGTCGGTCGCCGGCTATCAAGCGTTGTGCCGCGCGATCACGGCCCTGCATCGCGATCCCGCGTTCGATCTGGTTTCCACCTTGCGCGCGCTGCCGCCGGATGTGGCGTTGCTGCTCGACGAGGCGGCGCTCCTGGAAGCCCTGCGCGACCGGCCCGAAACCTACGCGGCGATCGGCCCGGCGGGATTTTCGTTTTACCAGCGGGCGAAAAAACTCGGCGTGCCGGCGGTCGCCGCCTGGCCGCAGTTGTATCTGCATCCGGAGCAGCCCCGGGTGATGCGGCTGCTGCGGGCGATCGCGAACAACACCACGCTGGCGCGCGTGCCGGAGAACGAGGTCCCGGGGTTGGAGGCCCTGTTGCCGTCGTCGCGCGAGGCGGCCGAAAAGCTGGCCTTCTGCCCCGAAGCCTTGGAGGCGGCGGAGCGACTGGCGGCGCGGGCCTGCCACGATCCGGGTCTGGGCGCGACGATCTTTCCCGGCCGGGCGCGGCGACCGGGCGAGGCGGCCGAGTTGCTGCGCGCCCGCTGCCTGGCGCGCGTGCCGTGGCGTTACGGCCGGCTGACCGACGAGATCCGGCGCCGCCTCGACTACGAAATGGCGATCATCGAGCCCAAGGGTTTCGCCGAGGTGTTTCTGCTCGCCGAGCAAATCGCCCGTCGCGCCACGCTGACCTGCGGCCGGGGCAGCGCCGCCGCCAGCATCGTCTCGTACCTGCTGGGCATCACGCACGTCGATCCGCTGCGCCACGATCTGTTTTTCGACCGCTTTCTCAACCCGGGCCGCGAGGATCCGCCGGATATCGACATCGATTTCGCCTGGGACGAGCGTGACGAGGTGATCCACTGGGTGCTGGAGCATTTCGGCGTCGGCCGGGTGGCGATGGTGGCCAGCCAGATCGGCTTTCGCAGCGCGGCGGCGGTGCGCGAGATCGCCAAGGTGTACGGCCTGCCGGACGAGGAGATCGGGCGCGTCACCGGCCGGATGAGCGGCTACTGGCTACCGCGCGACGCCGCGCGGGTCGTCCGTGAGCACCCGCTGTTCAAGGATCTGCGCCTGGAGGATCCATGGCCGGAAATCCTGGGCCTGGCTGCGCTGTTGGAGGGGCATCCCCGCTATCTGTCGGTGCATCCGGGTGGCGTGGTGATCGTGCCGGGCGGGGTCGATAGCGTGGTTCCGGTGCAGGACGCGCCCAAGGGCGTGCCGATCATTCAATGGGAAAAGGACCAGGCGGAGGACGCGGGCCTGGTCAAGATGGACATCCTGGGCAACCGCAGCCTGGCGGTGATCCGCGACGCGCTGGCGTCGATCGCCCGGCGCGAGAACGTGCACCTGTCGTACGCCTCGTTCAATCCGCTCGACGATCCGGCGACGAAGGATCTGCTGGCGCGGGGCGATTCGGTCGGCGTGTTTTACGTCGAATCGCCGGCGATGCGGCAGTTGCAGATCAAGTGCGGCACCGGCGAATACGAGCGGCTGGTCGTGCACAGCTCGATCATCCGCCCGGCCGCCAACGAGTACATCGACGAATACGTCCGGCGGTTGCGCGGCGGCCGATGGGAGCCGCTGCACCCGGCGCTCGAGGCCCAACTGGCGGAAACCTTCGGCATCATGGTTTACCAGGAAGACGTGGCGAAGGCCGGCATGACCATCGCCGGTTTCGACGCGGCCAAGGCCGACGGCCTGCGCAAGGTGATGTCGAAAAAGCGCAGCGGCAAGAAGTTCGAGGATTACCGGCGCGATTTCTTCGCGGGGGCGCTGGCGCGCGGCGAAGACCCGGCGGTGGTCGAAAAAATCTGGCGGATGATCGAAAGTTTCGCCGGGTACAGCTTCTGCAAGCCGCATTCGGCCTCGTACGCGCTGGTGTCGTTCAAAAGCGCCCACCTCAAGGCCCATTACCCGGCGGCGTTCATCGCCGCGGTGATCAGCAACCAGGGCGGGTACTACGGCACGTTCGCCTACGTTTCCGAGGCCCGGCGCCTGGGCTTGAGGGTGCTGGGCCCGGACATCAACGAAAGCGAGCGCGAGTGGATCGGCCAGGGCGATTGGGTCCGCGCCGGCCTGATGCAACTGCGGGAACTGCCGGCAAAGGCGCTGGAACGGATCCTCGCCGAGCGCCGGCGGGGCGGGCCGTTCGCGGATTTCGCCGCTTTCGTGACGCGCTGCCCGCTCGATCCCGCCGCGGTGCGCATCCTGATTCGCGGCGGCTGCTTCGACGGCCTGCACACGCTCGAAAAACGCCCGCGGCTGATGTGGGAGCTGGCGCGGTACGCCCACGGCCGCGAGGCCCCGGCGCGCCGCCAGGCGAATCTGTCGCTCTTCGCCGAAAAACCGGCCGGGCCGCTGCCGACCCCGCCGCCCTACGACGAAGTCGATGTGTTGCGCCAGGAAGTGGAAACCCTCGGCTTTCTGGCCAGCCGCCATCCGCTCGACCTCTACCGGACCGAACTGTCGCACCTCAAGCACGTGCCCGCGGCCGAACTGTCGCGCCACGTCGGCCGGACCGTCACGGTCGTCGGCTGGCTGGTCACCGGCAAGACGGTCGCCACGAAAAAGGGCGAGCCGATGGAATTCGTCTCGTTCGAGGACACCACCGCCCTTTACGAAACCACTTTCTTCCCGAAAGCCTACGCGAAGTTCTGCCACCTGCTGACGCGCACGCGCCCGTACCTGCTGACCGGCCGGGTGGAGGAATCCTTCGGCGCGGTAAGCCTGAACGTCCAGTGGGTGCGCCTGCTGGGCGACGCGCCACCCGCCGAACGGGTGCTGGCGACCCGCGGCCGCGCGTCGCTGCCGGTCGGCGAAGGGGGTTGA